One Xenopus tropicalis strain Nigerian chromosome 8, UCB_Xtro_10.0, whole genome shotgun sequence genomic window carries:
- the tbpl2 gene encoding TATA box-binding protein-like protein 2 — protein sequence MDGESSLERYLDQCDAEDVLASSAHMYTPMTPYDDLAIQPLPGTSYSSALEQSKELSTDFSSVDLSFLPDDLNQENEDQQEQQTSSQSLEQDSGICLDASNLSQPFTPSECRDASQDSTNLCPMPITPMTPMTPMTPVAESSGIVPQLQNIVSTVNLACKLDLKKIALHARNAEYNPKRFAAVIMRIREPRTTALIFSSGKMVCTGAKSEEQSRLAARKYARVVQKLGFPAKFLDFKIQNMVGSCDVRFPIRLEGLVLTHQQFSSYEPELFPGLIYRMVKPRIVLLIFVSGKVVLTGAKERSEIYEAFENIYPILKGFKKTT from the exons ATGGATGGAGAGTCTTCTTTGGAGAGATACTTAGACCAGTGTGATGCTGAG GATGTTTTGGCTTCCTCTGCTCACATGTACACACCAATGACTCCATATGATGATCTAGCAATACAACCACTTCCAGGAACATCATATTCTTCTGCACTTGAACAGTCCAAGGAGCTGTCAACTGATTTTTCTTCTGTGGATCTTAGTTTTCTTCCTGATGACCTGAATCAAGAAAATGAGGATCAACAAGAACAACAAACTTCATCACAATCACTAGAGCAAGATAGTGGTATTTGCTTGGATGCCTCTAATCTTTCTCAGCCATTTACACCTTCTGAATGCAGAGATGCTTCCCAAGATTCGACTAACCTATGTCCCATGCCCATTACCCCAATGACTCCAATGACTCCGATGACCCCAGTTGCAGAGAGTTCTGGGATAGTTCCTCAGTTGCA GAATATAGTGTCCACTGTGAATTTAGCCTGTAAACTGGACCTAAAGAAGATTGCGCTTCATGCCAGAAATGCAGAATATAATCCGAAG AGATTTGCTGCAGTAATTATGCGGATCAGAGAACCCAGGACAACAGCACTCATATTCAGCTCTGGCAAAATGGTCTGCACTGGTGCAAAAAG TGAAGAGCAGTCCAGACTGGCAGCAAGGAAGTATGCACGAGTGGTACAGAAGCTTGGATTCCCAGCAAAGTTCCTTGACTTTAAGATACAGAACATGGTGGGAAGTTGTGATGTGAGATTTCCAATCCGTTTAGAAGGTTTGGTATTGACTCATCAGCAGTTTAGCAG CTATGAACCTGAATTGTTTCCGGGCCTCATCTATAGGATGGTGAAGCCAAGAATTGTTCtgcttatttttgtttctggaaAAGTTGTGTTGACTG